A window of the Cucurbita pepo subsp. pepo cultivar mu-cu-16 chromosome LG01, ASM280686v2, whole genome shotgun sequence genome harbors these coding sequences:
- the LOC111798230 gene encoding phospholipid-transporting ATPase 3, which produces MSGWDRVRQSSSRFSRGNSAMTERTSSSNTVRLGRVQPQAPGHRTIFCNDRDANLLVKFKGNSVSTTKYNFFTFFPKGLFEQVSNFKRPRSLYFLTISILSTTPISPVHPITNVVPLSLVLLVSLIKEAFEDWKKKKKXMAINNNLIDVLQDQKWESVPWKRLQVGDIVRVRQDGYFPADILFLASTNPDGVCYIETANLDGETNLKIRKALEKTWDYLTPEKASEFKGEVQCEQPNNSLYTFTGNVIIQNQTLPLSPNQLLLRGCSLRNTEYIVGAVIFTGHETKVMMNAMNVPSKRSTLEKKLDKLILTLFATLFMMCLIGAIGSGVFVNQKYYYLALDKGGENQFNPRNRFLVVVLTMFTLITLYSTIIPISLYVSIEMIKFIQSTQYINKDLNMFHADSNTPALARTSNLNEELGQVEYIFSDKTGTLTRNLMEFFKCSIGGEVYGTGITEIERGIAEQNGLKVEEVHKSANAVQEKGFNFDDARLMRGAWRNEPNSDLCKEFFRCLAICHTVLPEGDESPEKIIYQAASPDEAALVTAAKNFGFFFYRRTPTTIYVRESHVEKMGKIQDVSYEILNVLEFNSVRKRQSVVCRYSDGRLVLYCKGADTVVYERLAGGNDDLKNVTREHLEKFGSSGLRTLCLAYRDLHPDVYESWNEKFIQAKSSLRDREKKLDEVAELIEKDLILIGCTAIEDKLQEGVPNCIQTLSRAGIKIWVLTGDKMETAINIAYACNLINNEMKQFIISSETDAIREVENRGDQVELARFTREEVKRELKHCLEEAQRCLQSVSPPKLALVIDGKCLMYALDPSLRVTLLSLSLNCSSVVCCRVSPLQKAQVTSLVKKGAQKITLSIGDGANDVSMIQASHVGVGISGQEGMQAVMASDFAIAQFRFLTDLLLVHGRWSYLRICKVVTYFFYKNLTFTLTQFWFTFQTGFSGQRFYDDWFQSLYNVIFTALPVIIVGLFDKDVSASLSKKYPELYREGIRNAFFKWRVVTTWAFFSIYQSLVFYFFITVSSSSSQSSSGRVFGLWDISTMTFTCIVVTVNLRLLMICNSITRWHYITVGGSILAWFLFIFLYSGIITPHDRQENVYFVIYVLMSTLYFYVAVLLVPIVALLCDFAYQGIQRWFFPYDYQIVQEIHRHEPEGRGTAGLLEIQNHLTPEEARSYAMSQLPRELSKHTGFAFDSPGYESFFAAQLGIYAPQKAWDVAKRASVKLRPKNREKK; this is translated from the exons TTGGCCGAGTCCAGCCGCAGGCTCCTGGACATCGTACCATCTTCTGTAATGATCGCGACGCTAATCTCCTTGTCAAATTCAAG GGGAATTCGGTCTCGACGACGAAGTACAACTTCTTCACTTTCTTTCCGAAAGGGTTGTTTGAACAGGTAAGTAATTTTAAGCGTCCCAGGTCT CTATACTTTCTTACCATCTCAATCTTATCCACCACACCCATCAG TCCTGTGCATCCAATTACAAATGTGGTCCCTTTAAGTCTGGTTCTTCTTGTCTCTCTCATTAAAGAAGCATTTGAGGACTGG aaaaaaaaaaaaaaaNATATGGcaattaataataatctcATAGATGTGCTACAAGATCAAAAGTGGGAGAGTGTTCCTTGGAAAAGGTTGCAGGTTGGGGACATTGTTAGG GTTCGGCAAGATGGATATTTTCCTGCGGATATTCTTTTCCTTGCTAGTACAAATCCAGATGGTGTCTGCTACATTGAG ACTGCTAACCTGGATGGGGAGACAAATTTGAAGATTAGGAAGGCCCTGGAAAAGACGTGGGATTACCTGACTCCAGAGAAGGCATCTGAATTTAAAG GTGAAGTACAATGCGAGCAACCAAACAATTCACTCTACACTTTCACAGGCAATGTTATTATTCAGAACCAAACGTTACCTCTCAGCCCAAACCAACTTTTATTGCGA GGATGCAGTCTCAGGAACACTGAGTATATAGTTGGGGCTGTTATTTTTACTGGCCATGAAACAAAG GTTATGATGAATGCTATGAATGTTCCCTCCAAAAGGAGTACCCTAGAAAAGAAACTCGACAAACTTATACTTACACTATTTGCTACTCTCTTTATGATGTGTTTGATTGGAGCCATTGGCAG TGGCGTGTTTGTAAACCAAAAGTACTACTACCTAGCTCTTGATAAGGGAGGGGAAAACCAATTCAACCCTCGCAATCGATTCCTG GTTGTCGTTTTGACCATGTTTACTCTGATTACTCTGTACTCGACAATTATTCCTATTTCTCTATATGTTTCCATTGAG ATGATCAAATTTATTCAATCAACACAATATATCAACAAGGATCTGAATATGTTCCATGCTGATAGCAATACCCCTGCACTGGCTAGAACTTCTAATCTGAACGAAGAACTTGGACAG GTAGAGTACATCTTTTCAGATAAAACTGGTACTCTTACTAGGAATCTAATGGAGTTCTTTAAGTGTTCAATTGGTGGAGAGGTTTATGGCACTGGTATCACTGAAATAGAGAGGGGAATTGCTGAGCAGAATGGCTTGAAAGTGGAAGAG GTGCACAAATCAGCAAATGCTGTACAAGAAAAGGGATTTAACTTCGATGATGCTAGGCTGATGAGAGGAGCATGGAGAAATGAACCCAACTCTGATCTTTGTAAG gaATTTTTCAGATGCCTTGCTATTTGTCATACTGTACTCCCTGAGGGAGACGAATCCCCAGAAAAGATCATTTATCAAGCTGCATCACCTGATGAGGCTGCCTTAGTAACTGCGGCTAAAAACTTTGGCTTCTTCTTTTACAG GCGCACACCTACTACAATATATGTTCGAGAATCTCATGTTGAGAAGATGGGAAAAATCCAAGATGTTTCATATGAAATTCTCAATGTACTTGAGTTCAATAG TGTAAGGAAGCGTCAGTCTGTTGTGTGTCGTTATTCTGATGGTAGGCTTGTCTTGTACTGCAAG GGTGCTGATACCGTAGTATATGAGAGATTGGCTGGTGGAAATGATGATTTGAAGAATGTAACTAGGGAACACTTGGAGAAATTTGGATCTTCCGGTTTGAGAACCCTATGCCTTGCTTACAGAGATTTGCATCCTGACGTGTATGAAAGCTGGAATGAGAAGTTCATTCAAGCTAAGTCTTCATTAAGAGATCGTGAAAAGAAATTGGATGAG gtTGCAGAACTTATAGAGAAAGACCTTATTTTGATTGGCTGTACTGCTATAGAAGATAAACTTCAAGAAGGAGTACCAAACTGTATACAGACGCTTTCTAGAGCTGGTATCAAGATTTGGGTGCTAACAGGAGACAAGATGGAAACTGCTATTAATATAGCTTATG CGTGCAATTTAATAAACAATGAAATGAAGCAATTTATTATCAGTTCAGAAACGGATGCAATCCGAGAAGTTGAAAACAGG GGTGACCAAGTAGAACTTGCACGTTTTACTAGAGAAGAAGTAAAAAGGGAACTGAAGCATTGTCTTGAGGAAGCGCAGCGGTGTTTACAATCTGTGTCTCCACCAAAATTAGCACTTGTTATAGATGGAAAATGTTTGATGTATGCATTAGATCCAAGTCTGCGAGTTACTTTACTAAGCTTGAGCTTGAATTGTAGTTCAGTTGTTTGCTGCCGGGTTTCTCCTTTGCAGAAAGCGCAG GTGACAAGTCTGGTGAAGAAAGGTGCACAGAAAATAACACTCAGTATTGGTGATGGTGCTAATGATGTTAGCATGATTCAAGCATCTCACGTGGGCGTTGGAATAAGTGGACAGGAGGGAATGCAAGCAGTGATGGCTAGTGATTTTGCTATTGCTCAGTTTCGCTTTCTCACAGATTTACTTCTTGTACATGGGCGATGGTCATATCTTAGAATATGCAAg GTCGTCACGTACTTCTTTTACAAGAATCTTACATTCACTTTAACTCAGTTTTGGTTCACCTTCCAAACTGGATTTTCTGGTCAAAGATTCTATGATGATTGGTTCCAGTCGCTGTATAATGTCATATTTACCGCCCTACCTGTAATAATTGTTGGACTATTTGACAAG GATGTCAGTGCTTCCCTATCCAAAAAGTACCCTGAGCTCTACAGAGAGGGAATAAGAAATGCATTTTTTAAGTGGAGAGTTGTGACAACTTGGGCTTTCTTTTCCATCTACCAATCTttagtcttttatttttttataaccgTTTCTAGTTCCAGCAGTCAATCGTCATCTGGCAGGGTGTTTGGTCTGTGGGATATCAGCACGATGACTTTCACATGCATTGTAGTGACTGTGAATTTGCGTCTGCTTATGATCTGCAATTCAATTACCCGGTGGCATTACATTACGGTTGGGGGAAGCATTTTAGCTTGGTtcctatttattttcttatactCTGGTATTATCACACCACATGATAGGCAG GAAAATGTATATTTCGTCATATATGTCTTAATGAGTACATTATACTTTTATGTAGCTGTTCTTCTTGTCCCCATTGTTGCACTTCTCTGTGATTTCGCGTACCAAGG CATTCAGAGATGGTTTTTCCCCTACGATTATCAGATAGTACAAGAAATACATAGACATGAACCTGAAGGCAGAGGTACGGCAGGATTGCTGGAGATTCAGAACCATCTTACACCGGAGGAGGCAAGAAGTTATGCCATGTCTCAACTCCCTCGAGAATTATCGAAGCACACTGGCTTTGCTTTCGACTCACCGGGCTACGAGTCATTTTTTGCTGCACAGCTTGGTATTTATGCCCCACAGAAAGCATGGGATGTTGCTAAGAGAGCCAGTGTGAAATTGAGGCCAAAGAATAGGGAAAAAAAGTGA